TGATTGAGCGAGGAAGTCCGGGCAGAAAACTGTTCGGACTTTTCTCATGTAGTCCAAAGTTGCGGTAGAATTTGCCGTCTTCCCAGATTTGATGGACAGAAAAAAGTGTGATATAATGAAATGGACGCAAACAAATTCAAAATCACAGGAGGAATTTTTATGTCAATCAAAAAAGGAACAATGCCACCTCGTTATGACGAAACATTCAAGAGTGGCGCAATCAAAATGGTTACTGAACAAGGCCGCCCATCAAAAGAAGTTGCCGCCGAGCTTGGTATTTGCGTTGAAACCCTCAAATCATGGCTCAAACGTGCAGGTTTTCAACCCGGTGCGACCGACAGACAAAATCGTAACGACAAGCGTCAGCGTGAACTTGAAACGGAAATACGCTCGCTTCGCAAGCAGCTTGCCGAGAAAGATGAGGTCATTGATGTATTAAAAAAATCCGTCGGCATATTTTCAAAACTATAGAAGATAAGTATCATTTTATTGATGCTATTTGCTCCGAGGTCTCTATAGATAAATTATGCCGTCTGCTCGAAATCTCTCGGAGCGGCTATTATGCTTGGAAAAATCGCAGCGTGTCAGCTCGTAAACTGCACGAACAAAAACTTTTGCGTATTTTAATATCACTTCATGAGAGGTATCCGGCAGCCGGGCTTGATACTTTGGCTGCAATGATAAGAAAAGAGTGTCCGTGCTCTCGAAACACCGTACACCGACTTATGAAATTATATAACATACACTCAATACGCAAAAGAGCCTTCAAAATTACTACAAACTCCAAACATAATTATGCCGTTTGCTCGAAATCTCTCGGAGCGGCTATTATGCTTGGAAAAATCGCAGCGTGTCAGCTCGTAAACTGCACGAACAAAAACTTTTGCGTATTTTAATATCACTTCATGAGAGGTATCCGGCAGCCGGGCTTGATACTTTGGCTGCAATGATAAGAAAAGAGTGTCCGTGCTCTCGAAACACCGTACACCGACTTATGAAATTATATAACATACACTCAATACGCAAAAGAGCCTTCAAAATTACTACAAACTCCAAACATAATTATGCCGTTTCGCCAAATCTTCTTAAAAGAGATTTTGCGGCAGACAAACC
This genomic stretch from Qingrenia yutianensis harbors:
- a CDS encoding transposase, producing the protein MSIKKGTMPPRYDETFKSGAIKMVTEQGRPSKEVAAELGICVETLKSWLKRAGFQPGATDRQNRNDKRQRELETEIRSLRKQLAEKDEVIDVLKKSVGIFSKL
- a CDS encoding IS3 family transposase; translation: MSARKLHEQKLLRILISLHERYPAAGLDTLAAMIRKECPCSRNTVHRLMKLYNIHSIRKRAFKITTNSKHNYAVCSKSLGAAIMLGKIAACQLVNCTNKNFCVF
- a CDS encoding IS3 family transposase, whose amino-acid sequence is MSARKLHEQKLLRILISLHERYPAAGLDTLAAMIRKECPCSRNTVHRLMKLYNIHSIRKRAFKITTNSKHNYAVSPNLLKRDFAADKP